The Streptomyces sp. NBC_01775 genome includes a region encoding these proteins:
- a CDS encoding acylphosphatase, translating to MIRRNVHVRGLVQGVYYRDTCRRLAREAGVNGWVRNLDNGDVEAVFEGSPDGVQRLVSWAAEGPGAAEVTECAVAAEDPEGDRDFRVLDDAPAA from the coding sequence CTGATCCGACGAAACGTCCACGTCCGCGGCCTCGTACAGGGCGTGTACTACCGCGACACCTGCCGCCGGCTGGCCCGCGAGGCGGGCGTGAACGGATGGGTCCGCAACCTTGACAACGGCGACGTGGAAGCCGTCTTCGAGGGCTCACCGGACGGCGTACAGCGCCTGGTGAGCTGGGCCGCCGAGGGGCCGGGCGCCGCCGAGGTGACCGAGTGCGCCGTGGCCGCCGAGGACCCCGAAGGCGATCGCGATTTCCGCGTCCTGGACGACGCTCCGGCCGCGTAG
- a CDS encoding YbfB/YjiJ family MFS transporter, with amino-acid sequence MGVGRFVYTPILPLMRDQAGLSSALGANLATANFIGYLLGALIGIAAPAVVRSAAALRGSLLVLVGTLALMPATHDGALWFALRLVAGAASALTFVIAVSAMLTGLRAHAHHLVGWAFGGVGAGIALSGLLVVAVQAAYTWQAAWLTCAALAAVLAALAWPMAPHRHASEHSETDRPTDRPRTHRWFIALLASYTFEGIGYIIAGTFLVAAIQEGVPGRLGGGAWIVVGLAALPSCAVWTRLARRWSRPALLLTALSIQAVGIALPAVVGGAMPALVSAVLFGATFMGVSTIALSIGTHLRVPRAVALLTAGYSAGQILGPLLAAPLLNHGYNQALLLGSVMVALAGAAAAAVCVRFPHHLAPAAPAA; translated from the coding sequence ATGGGGGTCGGCAGGTTCGTCTACACCCCCATCCTGCCGCTGATGCGCGATCAGGCCGGGCTCTCCTCGGCGCTCGGGGCGAACCTGGCCACGGCCAACTTCATCGGCTACCTCCTCGGCGCCCTCATCGGGATCGCCGCCCCCGCCGTCGTACGGTCGGCGGCGGCGCTGCGCGGATCGCTCCTCGTGCTGGTCGGCACGCTGGCGCTGATGCCGGCCACGCACGACGGCGCCCTGTGGTTCGCACTGCGCCTCGTGGCGGGCGCGGCCAGCGCGCTGACCTTCGTGATCGCCGTCAGCGCCATGCTCACCGGCCTACGGGCACACGCCCACCACCTGGTCGGCTGGGCCTTCGGCGGGGTCGGCGCCGGCATCGCCCTGTCCGGCCTGCTGGTCGTCGCCGTGCAGGCGGCGTACACCTGGCAGGCGGCCTGGCTGACGTGCGCCGCCCTCGCCGCGGTGCTCGCCGCCCTCGCCTGGCCGATGGCCCCGCACCGGCATGCGAGCGAACACTCCGAAACGGACCGGCCGACCGACCGGCCGCGCACCCACCGCTGGTTCATCGCCCTGCTGGCCAGCTACACCTTCGAGGGGATCGGCTACATCATCGCCGGCACCTTCCTCGTCGCGGCCATCCAGGAAGGCGTTCCGGGCCGGCTCGGCGGCGGGGCGTGGATCGTCGTCGGCCTCGCCGCCCTGCCCTCCTGCGCCGTATGGACCCGACTGGCCCGCCGCTGGTCCCGGCCCGCCCTCCTGTTGACCGCGCTGAGCATCCAGGCCGTCGGCATCGCGCTGCCGGCCGTCGTCGGCGGCGCGATGCCCGCACTCGTCTCCGCTGTGCTGTTCGGCGCCACCTTCATGGGCGTCAGCACGATCGCCCTGTCGATCGGCACCCACCTGCGCGTGCCGCGCGCCGTGGCCCTGCTGACGGCCGGGTACAGCGCGGGCCAGATCCTCGGCCCGCTGCTCGCCGCGCCGCTGCTGAACCATGGCTACAACCAGGCCCTGCTGCTGGGCAGCGTCATGGTCGCCCTGGCCGGGGCCGCGGCGGCGGCCGTCTGCGTCCGCTTCCCGCACCACCTCGCCCCGGCGGCCCCGGCCGCCTGA
- a CDS encoding nitronate monooxygenase, giving the protein MSTLLTGLGIDRPILAAPMAGGPSTPALVAAAARAGGLGFLAGGYKSAQALAGQIHAVEAEGASFGVNLFVRNPVPISPEEYGRYARELGEEAGRYGLTLPDAAPLDDDDHWSEKIELLKAHPVPWVSFTFGIPDGDVITSLRRAGTTVLQCVTTADEARRAADAGADALIVQAPAAGGHSATLTPDRPLAPAALPDLIAAVRRATALPTVATGGIAAPTDVADVLRAGADAAMVGTALLRTDESGASAPHKAALADPAFDSTVLTRAFTGRPARALRNHFTDRYSDRAPAGYPALHHLTSGLRKAATAAGDTRLIHLWAGTGYREARIEPVFRTVERLTSRL; this is encoded by the coding sequence ATGAGCACACTGCTGACCGGTCTCGGCATCGACCGTCCGATCCTCGCCGCGCCGATGGCCGGCGGACCGAGCACGCCCGCCCTGGTCGCCGCCGCAGCCCGCGCGGGCGGACTGGGCTTCCTGGCCGGAGGGTACAAAAGCGCGCAGGCGCTGGCCGGGCAGATCCACGCCGTCGAAGCCGAGGGAGCCTCGTTCGGCGTCAATCTCTTCGTACGCAACCCCGTGCCCATCTCTCCCGAGGAGTACGGCCGTTACGCGCGTGAGCTGGGGGAAGAGGCCGGCCGCTACGGGCTGACCCTGCCCGACGCCGCACCGCTGGACGACGACGACCACTGGTCGGAGAAGATCGAACTGCTGAAGGCCCACCCCGTCCCCTGGGTGTCCTTCACCTTCGGCATCCCCGACGGCGACGTCATCACGAGCCTGCGCCGAGCCGGAACCACGGTCCTACAGTGCGTCACCACGGCGGACGAGGCACGGCGGGCCGCCGATGCCGGGGCCGACGCGCTGATCGTGCAGGCGCCGGCCGCCGGGGGCCACTCGGCCACGCTCACCCCCGACCGGCCGCTCGCCCCCGCCGCCCTGCCCGACCTAATCGCCGCGGTACGCCGCGCCACCGCCCTGCCGACCGTCGCCACCGGCGGGATCGCGGCCCCCACCGACGTGGCCGACGTCCTACGGGCCGGGGCGGACGCCGCCATGGTCGGCACCGCGCTGCTGCGCACCGACGAGAGCGGGGCCTCCGCACCCCACAAGGCGGCGCTGGCGGACCCCGCCTTCGACTCCACCGTCCTCACCCGCGCCTTCACGGGACGGCCGGCCCGTGCCTTGCGCAACCACTTCACCGACCGGTACTCCGATCGCGCCCCGGCCGGCTACCCGGCGCTGCACCACCTCACCAGCGGGCTCCGCAAGGCCGCCACCGCGGCGGGCGACACGCGCCTGATCCACCTGTGGGCCGGAACCGGCTACCGAGAGGCCAGGATCGAACCCGTATTCCGCACCGTCGAGCGGCTGACCAGCCGACTCTGA
- a CDS encoding bifunctional 3-phenylpropionate/cinnamic acid dioxygenase ferredoxin subunit, translating into MIPVCRLEDLPAGESVRLDLDPPIAIFNADGELYAVDDTCTHQDASLSEGWLEGCLIECPLHAASFDLRNGSPTCLPARRALRTHPVSVLDGTVWVHVASEETAQAAEAGQGTAA; encoded by the coding sequence GTGATACCCGTCTGCCGCCTTGAGGACCTGCCCGCTGGTGAGTCCGTCCGTCTCGACCTCGACCCTCCCATCGCAATCTTCAACGCCGACGGTGAGCTGTACGCCGTCGATGACACCTGCACCCACCAGGACGCTTCGCTCTCCGAGGGCTGGCTCGAAGGCTGTTTGATCGAATGCCCGCTGCACGCGGCTTCATTCGACCTGCGCAACGGCAGCCCCACCTGCCTCCCGGCCCGCCGCGCACTTCGTACCCACCCGGTGAGCGTGCTCGACGGCACCGTGTGGGTACACGTCGCCTCCGAAGAAACCGCACAGGCCGCCGAGGCCGGACAGGGGACAGCCGCATGA
- a CDS encoding IclR family transcriptional regulator produces MSEKTEDTGSVKQPRAAAGSVQSVDRAVSVLEILARHGEAGVTDIAEELGVHKSTAFRLLGVLESRGLVSQEQDRGKYYLGPGVLRLAGAAASRLDISQEGAPVCRELAEDVGETANIAILDDDAAVNIMQARGASSVTAQNWLGRRTPLHATSSGKTLLAHQPKSLQESVLSRKLPRLTDHTVTSPAELREELKGVARTGFAVARDELEIGLHAVAAPVRAHDGKVIGAISVSGPSYRLEEERLQEVAKRTMAAAQDLSRRMGYAY; encoded by the coding sequence ATGAGCGAAAAGACGGAGGACACGGGATCGGTAAAGCAGCCGAGAGCCGCGGCCGGATCGGTCCAATCGGTGGACAGGGCCGTCAGCGTGCTGGAGATTCTCGCCCGGCACGGCGAGGCCGGAGTGACCGACATCGCCGAGGAGTTGGGCGTCCACAAGTCGACGGCGTTCCGCCTGCTGGGCGTGCTGGAGTCCAGGGGGCTGGTCTCCCAGGAGCAGGACCGCGGGAAGTACTACCTGGGTCCCGGCGTGCTGCGGCTGGCGGGCGCCGCGGCCTCGCGGCTGGACATCTCACAGGAGGGCGCGCCCGTCTGCCGTGAGCTGGCCGAGGACGTGGGCGAGACGGCGAACATCGCCATCCTCGACGACGACGCGGCCGTCAACATCATGCAGGCGCGCGGCGCCTCGTCGGTGACGGCGCAGAACTGGCTGGGCCGGCGTACCCCGCTGCACGCCACCTCCAGCGGCAAGACGCTGCTGGCGCACCAGCCCAAGTCGTTGCAGGAGAGCGTGCTGTCGCGCAAGCTGCCGCGGCTGACCGACCACACCGTCACCTCACCCGCCGAGCTGCGCGAGGAGCTGAAGGGCGTGGCCAGGACCGGGTTCGCGGTGGCCAGGGACGAGCTGGAGATCGGGCTGCACGCGGTCGCGGCTCCGGTGCGCGCCCACGACGGCAAGGTGATCGGGGCGATCAGCGTCTCGGGGCCGTCCTACCGGCTGGAGGAGGAGCGCCTCCAGGAGGTCGCCAAGCGCACGATGGCGGCTGCGCAGGACCTCTCGCGCCGCATGGGCTACGCCTATTGA
- a CDS encoding CoA transferase, giving the protein MATTEEGPRAFDELMALRGGERPAPGEVRTTGSDPLFASPFRVGRTLADALAARAVAANDLWEMRTGRRQRIEVDVRAAAATALGGEDMTLVRDAAGTYRPIPVSSDVEHMASLTQPWRTADDRWFVPHFNLPHLEQRVLDVLGCEATPASVEAAVRKWKADDLEEAIAAADACGGVVRTAGEWLDHPQGAYLAGRPVVEITKIGDSAPEPLPAGAEPLAGLRVLDLTRILAGPTAALSMAEHGADVLMATAPHLPQVPPFVRDTSHGKRSAYLDFTRPDQAARLRELASEADVFIEGYRPHRLEAHGFGPADLAAVRPGMVYVSVNCFGSGGPFGGRAGWDQVAQAVTGVCDIQGRATGAGRPQLTPVFLCDFLTGFLGSYGAMLALARRAREGGTYRVSVSLCQSAMLLQRQGLIGGFDDAAGRLEPAEFERYAVADDATAYGDLKSLGPVIRMSETAPRWSGTTPRLGSSRPEWLPR; this is encoded by the coding sequence ATGGCCACCACAGAGGAAGGGCCGCGCGCCTTCGACGAACTCATGGCGCTCCGGGGCGGCGAGCGGCCGGCGCCCGGCGAGGTGAGGACGACGGGGTCCGACCCGCTGTTCGCCTCGCCCTTCCGCGTCGGCCGGACCCTCGCCGACGCCCTCGCGGCCCGTGCCGTCGCCGCGAACGACCTGTGGGAGATGCGGACCGGCCGCCGGCAGCGGATCGAGGTCGACGTACGGGCCGCAGCCGCCACGGCCCTCGGCGGCGAGGACATGACTCTCGTCCGCGACGCGGCGGGCACGTACCGGCCCATCCCGGTATCGTCCGACGTCGAGCACATGGCGTCGCTCACCCAGCCCTGGCGGACCGCCGATGACCGCTGGTTCGTACCGCACTTCAACCTTCCGCACCTCGAACAGCGCGTGCTGGACGTGCTGGGCTGCGAGGCCACGCCCGCCTCGGTGGAGGCCGCGGTCCGCAAGTGGAAGGCGGACGACCTGGAAGAAGCGATCGCCGCCGCCGACGCGTGCGGCGGAGTCGTCCGTACCGCGGGGGAGTGGCTGGATCACCCGCAGGGCGCCTATCTCGCCGGGCGCCCGGTCGTGGAGATCACCAAGATCGGTGACAGCGCCCCCGAGCCCCTGCCCGCCGGCGCCGAACCGCTCGCTGGCCTCCGCGTACTCGATCTCACCCGCATTCTCGCGGGGCCCACCGCCGCCCTCAGCATGGCCGAGCACGGGGCCGACGTCCTCATGGCCACCGCGCCGCACCTCCCCCAGGTGCCGCCGTTCGTCCGCGACACCAGCCATGGCAAGCGCAGCGCCTACCTGGACTTCACCCGCCCCGACCAGGCCGCCCGCCTGCGCGAACTCGCCTCCGAAGCGGACGTGTTCATCGAGGGCTACCGTCCGCACCGGCTGGAGGCGCACGGCTTCGGCCCCGCCGACCTCGCGGCCGTACGGCCGGGAATGGTGTACGTCAGCGTCAACTGCTTCGGCTCGGGCGGCCCGTTCGGGGGCCGCGCCGGATGGGACCAAGTGGCGCAGGCCGTGACCGGCGTCTGCGACATCCAGGGACGCGCGACGGGGGCGGGCCGCCCGCAGCTCACGCCGGTCTTCCTCTGCGACTTCCTCACGGGCTTCCTGGGCAGCTACGGCGCGATGCTCGCCCTCGCGCGCCGCGCCCGCGAAGGCGGTACGTACCGCGTCAGCGTCTCTCTCTGCCAGTCCGCGATGCTTCTCCAGCGGCAGGGGCTGATCGGCGGCTTCGACGACGCGGCGGGCCGGCTGGAGCCCGCGGAGTTCGAGCGCTACGCGGTGGCCGACGACGCCACCGCGTACGGCGATCTGAAGAGCCTCGGCCCCGTCATCCGCATGTCGGAGACGGCTCCCCGCTGGTCGGGGACGACGCCGCGGCTGGGCAGTTCGCGGCCGGAGTGGCTGCCGCGTTAG
- a CDS encoding ester cyclase translates to MPDTGAHARTEAHKDAIRRLYKALEAGDVDVADELFTDDFVTSEGRHQNVRGPQGFKDAIRGVHSAYTDPTFEILDMVAEGDAVTLRWRMRATHTGELMGVPPTGRQISMEAFALFRFTGDRVSERHAVIDRLGLLRQLQDEGPAA, encoded by the coding sequence ATGCCGGACACCGGCGCGCACGCGAGGACCGAGGCCCACAAGGACGCGATCCGGCGCCTCTACAAGGCACTTGAGGCCGGGGACGTCGACGTGGCCGACGAGCTGTTCACCGACGACTTCGTCACCAGCGAGGGCCGGCACCAGAACGTCCGGGGTCCGCAGGGGTTCAAGGACGCCATCCGGGGGGTGCACAGCGCCTACACCGACCCCACGTTCGAGATCCTGGACATGGTGGCCGAGGGCGACGCGGTGACTCTCCGCTGGCGCATGCGGGCGACCCACACCGGAGAGCTGATGGGAGTACCCCCCACCGGGCGGCAGATCAGCATGGAGGCGTTCGCGCTGTTCCGGTTCACCGGCGACCGCGTCAGCGAACGGCACGCCGTCATCGACCGCCTCGGCCTGCTCCGGCAGCTCCAGGACGAGGGCCCGGCAGCCTGA
- a CDS encoding NAD(P)/FAD-dependent oxidoreductase, with protein sequence MRTITVIGASLAGLYAAMSLRSQGYDGRLVIVGEEHHRPYDRPPLSKEFLTGALTAERLALADAEEIGELDADWLLGTRAEGLDPPERTVLLSDGRRLSADGVVLATGAVPRTLPGEPLDGVHTLRTLDDAAALREELSRGQVRVVVIGAGFIGAEVASSCATLGHHVTVVEAAEQPLLPQLGDRMAAFCADLHTDHGVTLLTGTGVRGLHGDGQGRVAWVELADGRHLPADVVVVGIGVRPATGWLEGSGIPLDDGVVCDAGGMTSVPGVVAVGDVARSAGRRAEHWTSAMEQPAVAARNLLAGSTVETYTALPYFWSDQYGIRLQLAGHREPDDTVRLVEGAPEDRSFLAVYERDGVTTAVLAANRPRPFMRLRRELSRTGGLATV encoded by the coding sequence ATGAGGACCATCACCGTGATCGGCGCCTCCCTCGCCGGACTGTACGCCGCCATGTCGCTGCGCTCGCAGGGATACGACGGCAGGCTGGTGATCGTAGGGGAGGAGCACCATCGCCCCTACGACCGCCCGCCCCTGTCCAAGGAATTCCTCACCGGCGCCCTCACCGCCGAACGGCTCGCGCTCGCCGACGCGGAGGAGATCGGCGAGCTGGACGCCGACTGGCTGCTGGGCACCCGGGCCGAGGGGCTCGACCCACCCGAGCGCACCGTGCTGCTCTCGGACGGCCGCAGGCTGTCCGCGGACGGCGTGGTCCTGGCCACCGGCGCGGTGCCCCGCACGCTGCCGGGCGAGCCGCTCGACGGGGTGCACACCCTGCGCACCCTCGACGACGCCGCCGCGCTCCGCGAGGAGCTGAGCCGGGGACAGGTGCGGGTCGTGGTCATCGGCGCCGGCTTCATCGGCGCCGAAGTGGCCTCTTCCTGCGCCACGCTCGGTCACCACGTCACCGTCGTCGAGGCCGCCGAACAACCGCTGCTGCCCCAACTCGGCGACCGGATGGCCGCGTTCTGCGCCGACCTGCACACCGACCACGGCGTCACCCTGCTCACCGGCACCGGGGTGCGCGGGCTGCACGGCGACGGACAGGGCAGGGTCGCCTGGGTCGAACTCGCCGACGGCAGACATCTGCCCGCCGACGTGGTCGTCGTGGGAATCGGCGTACGCCCCGCCACCGGCTGGCTGGAAGGCTCCGGCATCCCGCTGGACGACGGCGTGGTCTGCGACGCGGGCGGTATGACCTCGGTGCCCGGCGTCGTGGCCGTCGGCGACGTCGCCCGCAGCGCGGGACGCCGCGCCGAGCACTGGACCAGCGCCATGGAACAGCCCGCCGTCGCCGCGAGAAACCTGCTGGCCGGGTCCACCGTGGAGACCTACACGGCCCTGCCGTACTTCTGGTCCGACCAGTACGGCATCCGCCTTCAGCTCGCCGGACACCGGGAGCCGGACGACACCGTACGGCTGGTCGAGGGCGCGCCCGAGGACCGCAGCTTCCTCGCCGTCTACGAGCGCGACGGCGTCACCACCGCCGTTCTCGCCGCCAACCGCCCCCGCCCCTTCATGCGCCTGCGCCGCGAACTGTCCCGCACCGGAGGTCTGGCCACGGTCTGA
- a CDS encoding LysR family transcriptional regulator: MDIELRHLRAFSSVARHRSFSRAAEELLITQPALSRTIAQLENRLSVLLLDRSSRHVELTETGARFLDHAERVLAALDDALEVVQHRGALRFGFSWLLPDPWAQRTFSRFEEDTGASVSLSRTDDPVQALRQRTVDIALVRGDAEVPAGMRTVRLYDEPRVAVCSRESDLTRFTHLEWADVPHWALVVNTVSGTTGPGSWPDGRRPAQVIETANYDEWLETVAAGRGIGIVPEVAERRTQHPALRFIPLTNAPPSPVRLVHLPDAQRTLIRRFLDAALRSASE; the protein is encoded by the coding sequence ATGGACATCGAACTGCGCCATCTGCGGGCCTTCAGCTCCGTCGCCCGCCACCGCTCCTTCTCACGGGCCGCCGAGGAACTCCTGATCACGCAGCCGGCGCTCAGCCGCACGATCGCGCAGCTGGAGAACAGACTGAGCGTCCTGCTCCTGGACCGGTCCTCCCGGCACGTCGAGCTGACCGAGACCGGCGCGCGGTTCCTGGACCACGCCGAGCGGGTCCTCGCCGCCCTGGACGACGCCCTGGAGGTGGTCCAGCACCGCGGCGCCCTCCGGTTCGGCTTCAGCTGGCTGCTGCCCGACCCCTGGGCGCAGCGGACGTTCAGCCGCTTCGAGGAGGACACCGGCGCCTCGGTCAGCCTGAGCCGCACCGACGACCCGGTCCAGGCCCTGCGGCAGCGCACCGTCGACATCGCCCTCGTCCGGGGGGACGCCGAGGTGCCCGCGGGGATGCGGACGGTGCGCCTGTACGACGAGCCGCGGGTCGCCGTCTGCTCGCGCGAGAGCGACCTGACCCGTTTCACCCATCTGGAGTGGGCCGACGTCCCGCACTGGGCCCTGGTCGTCAACACCGTCAGTGGGACCACCGGCCCCGGGTCGTGGCCCGACGGCCGGCGCCCGGCCCAGGTCATCGAGACGGCGAACTACGACGAATGGCTGGAGACGGTGGCCGCGGGCCGGGGCATCGGCATCGTCCCCGAGGTCGCGGAGCGCCGTACGCAGCATCCGGCCCTGCGCTTCATCCCTCTCACCAACGCGCCCCCGAGCCCGGTGCGTCTCGTCCATCTGCCCGACGCCCAGCGGACGCTGATCCGGCGTTTCCTGGACGCCGCCCTGCGGAGCGCGTCCGAGTGA
- a CDS encoding TetR/AcrR family transcriptional regulator: protein MAETRRGRPSTGVREAVLKATEEVLGEAGLALSTKEIARRAGVAESSVFYHFGDRLGLLQAVIGLHLPVFSDATAVLGDRTPSGDPADDLTALVAGLERFYLGILPILGALQSDSQLRDLLAERDGEIGPHLALGPVTDWLRTERAAGRMPEAADPRAGALLLIGAAHQRALHTYLLGPAAARFLPPVEAVVRTLLPAFVGGASGT, encoded by the coding sequence GTGGCGGAGACGCGGCGCGGGCGCCCCTCGACGGGCGTACGGGAAGCGGTACTGAAGGCCACCGAAGAGGTGCTGGGCGAGGCGGGGCTGGCCCTGTCCACCAAGGAGATCGCCCGCCGGGCCGGGGTCGCGGAATCCAGCGTCTTCTACCACTTCGGCGACCGGCTCGGCCTGCTCCAGGCCGTCATCGGCCTGCACCTGCCGGTCTTCTCCGACGCCACCGCCGTCCTGGGCGACCGCACACCCAGCGGCGACCCGGCCGACGATCTCACGGCACTGGTCGCCGGACTGGAGAGGTTCTACCTCGGCATTCTGCCGATCCTCGGCGCCCTCCAGTCCGACAGCCAGCTGCGCGACCTGCTCGCGGAGCGGGACGGGGAGATCGGCCCCCACCTGGCCCTCGGCCCGGTGACGGACTGGCTGCGCACCGAGCGGGCGGCCGGGCGCATGCCCGAGGCGGCCGACCCGAGGGCGGGCGCCCTGCTGCTGATCGGCGCCGCACACCAACGGGCCCTGCACACCTATCTGCTCGGCCCGGCCGCCGCCCGCTTCCTGCCACCGGTGGAAGCCGTGGTCCGCACTCTGCTCCCGGCCTTCGTCGGCGGCGCGTCCGGCACGTAG
- a CDS encoding AIM24 family protein: MQSELFASKNMAQPSTAPGMVLQNDKCVKYAVNGECYARQGAMVAFRGDLRFEKKGQGVGNFLKRQVTGEGLSLMTVSGQGEAWFAHEAANCFIVDIAPGDSLTINGRNVLCFDAGLHYDIGVVKGAGMSGGGLFNSVFTGQGRLAVICEGTPIVIPVSAQAPVFVDTDAVVGWSAQLQTSLHRSQSIGSMIRGGSGEAVQLRLDGEGFVIIRPSEAQPTPVSN, encoded by the coding sequence ATGCAGAGTGAACTTTTCGCCTCGAAGAACATGGCTCAGCCCAGCACCGCGCCGGGGATGGTGCTGCAGAACGACAAGTGCGTGAAGTACGCGGTGAACGGAGAGTGTTACGCGCGGCAGGGCGCGATGGTCGCCTTCCGCGGCGACCTGCGGTTCGAGAAGAAGGGCCAGGGGGTCGGCAACTTCCTCAAGCGGCAGGTGACCGGCGAGGGGCTCTCCCTCATGACGGTCAGCGGCCAGGGCGAGGCGTGGTTCGCGCACGAGGCGGCCAACTGCTTCATCGTGGACATCGCCCCTGGAGACTCCCTGACCATCAACGGCCGCAACGTCCTGTGCTTCGACGCGGGCCTCCACTACGACATCGGCGTCGTCAAGGGCGCGGGAATGAGCGGCGGCGGGCTGTTCAACAGCGTCTTCACCGGCCAGGGCCGGCTCGCGGTGATCTGCGAGGGCACGCCCATCGTCATCCCCGTCTCGGCGCAGGCCCCGGTGTTCGTGGACACGGACGCGGTGGTGGGCTGGAGCGCGCAGTTGCAGACCTCGCTGCACCGCTCCCAGAGCATCGGCTCGATGATCCGGGGCGGCTCCGGCGAGGCCGTGCAGCTGCGGCTGGACGGGGAGGGCTTCGTGATCATCCGCCCGAGCGAGGCCCAGCCGACGCCCGTCAGCAACTAG
- a CDS encoding MDR family oxidoreductase — MTAFTGFTGFTGWITRELPDGHRATLEELDSGVLEDRDTTLRVHCSSVNYKDALALQGRPGVVRRHPLVPGIDVTGEVLTSRHHRWRQGDLVTLNGAGLGEDRHGGLAGLAAVDGGDLVPVPAPFTPAQAAAIGTAGFTAALSLLALERQGLAPEHGPVLVTGAGGGVGSIAVALLAHAGYEVIAATGRPEILHDRLTAIGAAHIVDRAELDPEGRPLAKQRWAGVVDAVGGPVLAGALAGLRHSGTATTCGLAASAEFPGNVLPFILRGVGLIGIDSVRTPRGRREAAWQLLAHHLDPALLDSVTRTIPLAAVQDAAADMLAGQGTGRIVVDVRAR; from the coding sequence ATGACTGCATTCACCGGATTCACCGGATTCACCGGCTGGATCACCCGCGAACTCCCGGACGGGCACCGCGCCACGCTCGAAGAGCTCGACAGCGGCGTGCTGGAGGACCGCGACACCACCCTGCGTGTGCACTGTTCGAGCGTCAACTACAAAGACGCCCTCGCCCTCCAGGGCCGTCCCGGCGTGGTCCGCCGCCATCCCCTGGTGCCGGGCATCGACGTCACCGGCGAGGTCCTCACCAGCAGGCACCACCGCTGGCGCCAGGGCGACCTGGTCACGCTGAACGGCGCCGGGCTCGGTGAGGACCGGCACGGCGGCCTCGCCGGGCTCGCGGCCGTCGACGGCGGGGACCTCGTGCCCGTGCCCGCCCCCTTCACCCCGGCCCAGGCGGCGGCCATCGGCACCGCCGGATTCACCGCCGCGCTCAGCCTCCTCGCCCTCGAACGGCAAGGGCTGGCCCCCGAACACGGGCCGGTCCTGGTCACCGGGGCGGGCGGCGGCGTCGGCTCGATCGCCGTCGCGCTGCTGGCCCACGCCGGCTACGAGGTGATCGCCGCGACCGGCCGTCCGGAGATCCTGCACGACCGGCTCACCGCGATCGGCGCGGCCCACATCGTCGACCGCGCGGAACTCGACCCCGAGGGGAGGCCGCTCGCCAAGCAGCGCTGGGCGGGCGTGGTCGACGCGGTCGGCGGCCCCGTCCTGGCGGGCGCGCTGGCCGGGCTGCGGCACTCCGGCACCGCCACCACCTGCGGACTCGCCGCGAGCGCCGAATTCCCGGGGAACGTCCTGCCGTTCATCCTGCGCGGCGTCGGCCTGATCGGCATCGACTCCGTGCGCACCCCGCGCGGGCGTCGCGAGGCCGCCTGGCAGCTCCTCGCACACCACCTCGACCCGGCCCTGCTCGACAGCGTGACCCGGACCATCCCCCTCGCGGCCGTTCAGGACGCCGCCGCCGACATGCTCGCCGGTCAGGGAACGGGCCGCATCGTCGTCGACGTCCGCGCGCGCTGA